A section of the Pseudomonas flavescens genome encodes:
- a CDS encoding ABC transporter permease, protein MMTSLHRWPLRLASLAFCLLFWQVATSSRLDLGLLTFIYVPTPESVADAAIALIESSRLWDHVGASLGRVFSGYLIAAVLGVTLGIAIGRSRWAEDSLLPPLEVLRPIPAVAWIPLAILMFPSSELSMIFITFTGALFPVLLNTVHGVEGVDARLIASARSLGAGRLAILREVVLPGAAPSIVTGLAIGMGTSWFCLVTAEMISGQFGIGYYTWESYTIQNYPDIIVGMLLIGLLGMGSSLLVKRLGSLLTPWYRSGGRR, encoded by the coding sequence ATGATGACTTCTCTACACCGTTGGCCGTTGCGCCTGGCGTCGTTGGCGTTCTGCCTGCTGTTCTGGCAGGTGGCGACCAGCTCGCGCCTGGATCTGGGGCTGCTCACCTTCATCTACGTGCCCACGCCCGAGTCGGTGGCCGATGCGGCCATCGCGCTGATCGAATCCAGCAGACTCTGGGATCACGTCGGTGCCAGCCTGGGGCGGGTATTCAGCGGTTACCTGATCGCCGCCGTGCTGGGCGTCACCCTCGGCATCGCCATCGGCCGTTCCCGCTGGGCCGAAGACAGCCTGCTGCCGCCGCTGGAGGTGCTGCGGCCGATTCCTGCCGTGGCCTGGATTCCCCTGGCGATCCTGATGTTTCCCTCGTCGGAACTGTCGATGATCTTCATCACCTTCACCGGTGCGCTGTTTCCGGTGCTGCTCAATACCGTGCACGGGGTGGAGGGTGTCGATGCCCGCTTGATCGCGTCGGCCCGCAGCCTTGGCGCAGGGCGCCTGGCGATCCTGCGTGAGGTGGTCCTCCCGGGCGCTGCGCCGAGCATCGTCACCGGCCTGGCGATCGGCATGGGTACCTCCTGGTTCTGCCTGGTCACCGCGGAAATGATCTCCGGGCAGTTCGGCATCGGCTATTACACCTGGGAGTCGTACACCATCCAGAACTACCCGGACATCATCGTCGGCATGCTGCTGATCGGCCTGCTCGGCATGGGCAGCAGCCTGCTGGTCAAGCGCCTCGGCAGCCTGCTGACGCCCTGGTATCGCAGCGGAGGGCGTCGCTGA
- a CDS encoding ABC transporter substrate-binding protein has translation MHLRTTLVGLALAIGSITAQAQSNQEPIRIAIGTQDTTINCATGGLLIRELGLLDKYLPRDGKYKDAKYEVEWKNFTSGAPLTNEMVAGKLDFGAMADFPGSFNGVAHRDAGKQSLFITVLSGSTKGSGNGIVVPASSSVQSLAELKGKTISVPFASTAHGMLLRAVAAQGWDPQKDVRIIAQAPEIAGSALRSNRIEAHADFVPFAELFPNRGFARKIYDGSQADAPTFHGALVDADYAKKYPEVVTAYLRAGLEADRLFAAEPEKYSELIEKVTGIEAEVNYLFHGPLGLQTRDLTWKPEYRQAVTTSIETLKLLKKTDRGLNVEQFVDDQYIKAAFKAEGGDYAQALANYAQLPLKANDAVTGQPITDFKRVAQIWVRGESKVRHYASPEAAFKALAQLEEEGKDIRAIYAQASDSGIKLLANQAWFVRNGKGELNAFLLKGQAEAYAKAHGGEALDFGSANQRLVAAR, from the coding sequence ATGCACTTGCGTACCACTCTGGTCGGCCTCGCGCTGGCCATCGGCAGCATCACTGCTCAGGCGCAATCCAACCAGGAGCCGATTCGTATCGCCATCGGCACTCAGGACACCACCATCAACTGCGCCACCGGCGGGTTGTTGATCCGCGAGCTCGGCCTGCTCGACAAGTACCTGCCGCGCGATGGCAAGTACAAGGACGCCAAGTACGAAGTGGAGTGGAAGAACTTCACCAGCGGCGCGCCCCTGACCAACGAAATGGTCGCCGGCAAGCTCGACTTTGGCGCCATGGCTGACTTCCCCGGTTCGTTCAATGGTGTGGCCCACCGCGATGCCGGCAAGCAGAGCCTGTTCATCACCGTGTTGTCGGGCAGCACCAAGGGCAGTGGCAACGGCATCGTGGTGCCGGCATCCTCCAGCGTGCAATCGCTGGCCGAGCTCAAGGGCAAGACCATTTCCGTGCCGTTCGCGTCCACCGCCCATGGCATGCTGCTGCGCGCCGTTGCCGCCCAGGGCTGGGATCCGCAGAAGGACGTACGCATCATCGCCCAGGCCCCGGAAATCGCCGGCTCGGCGCTGCGCAGCAATCGCATCGAGGCCCACGCGGACTTCGTGCCGTTCGCCGAACTGTTCCCCAACCGTGGCTTCGCGCGCAAGATCTACGATGGCTCCCAGGCGGATGCACCCACCTTCCATGGTGCGCTGGTGGATGCCGATTACGCCAAGAAGTACCCGGAAGTGGTCACCGCCTACCTGCGCGCCGGCCTGGAAGCGGATCGCCTGTTCGCAGCCGAGCCGGAGAAGTACAGCGAGCTGATCGAGAAGGTCACCGGTATCGAGGCCGAGGTGAATTACCTGTTCCACGGCCCGCTCGGGTTGCAGACCCGTGACCTGACCTGGAAGCCCGAGTACCGCCAGGCAGTCACCACCTCCATCGAAACCCTCAAGTTGCTGAAGAAGACCGACCGCGGTCTGAACGTCGAGCAATTCGTCGACGATCAGTACATCAAGGCTGCCTTCAAGGCCGAAGGTGGTGATTACGCACAGGCGCTGGCCAATTACGCACAACTGCCGCTGAAAGCCAATGATGCAGTGACCGGCCAGCCGATCACCGATTTCAAGCGCGTGGCGCAGATCTGGGTGCGTGGTGAAAGCAAGGTACGTCACTACGCCTCACCGGAAGCGGCCTTCAAGGCGCTGGCGCAGCTCGAGGAAGAGGGCAAGGACATCCGTGCCATCTACGCCCAGGCCAGCGACAGCGGCATCAAGCTGCTGGCCAACCAGGCCTGGTTCGTACGCAACGGCAAGGGCGAACTCAATGCCTTCCTGCTCAAGGGCCAGGCTGAAGCCTATGCCAAGGCTCACGGTGGTGAGGCGCTGGACTTCGGCAGCGCCAACCAGCGCTTGGTAGCCGCACGCTGA
- a CDS encoding 4Fe-4S dicluster domain-containing protein yields MAFQPQEILFRSNAPVTIDEDKCIAHKGCTVCIDVCPMDLLAINPATQKAYMAFDECWYCMPCEKDCPTDAVRVEIPYLLR; encoded by the coding sequence ATGGCCTTCCAGCCCCAGGAAATCCTGTTTCGCAGCAATGCGCCCGTGACCATCGACGAAGACAAGTGCATCGCCCACAAGGGCTGCACCGTGTGCATCGATGTCTGCCCGATGGATCTGCTGGCGATCAACCCGGCGACGCAAAAGGCTTACATGGCTTTCGACGAGTGTTGGTACTGCATGCCGTGCGAGAAGGATTGCCCGACCGATGCGGTGCGCGTCGAGATTCCTTATCTGCTGCGTTGA
- a CDS encoding fumarate reductase/succinate dehydrogenase flavoprotein subunit yields MSINTLEQEYDIVIIGGGTAGPMAAIKAKERNKTLRVLLVDKANVKRSGAISMGMDGLNNAIVPGHATPEQYTKEITVANDGIVNQAAVYAYATHSFETIEQLDRWGVKFEKDETGDYAVKKVHHMGAYVLPMPEGHDIKKVLYRQLKRARVEITNRLVATRLLTDADGAVNGLMGFDCRTADFHVIKAKAVILCCGAAGRLGLPSSGYLMGTYENPTNAGDGYAMAYHAGAELANLECFQINPLIKDYNGPACAYVTGPLGGYTANNKGERFIECDYWSGQMMWEFHQELEGGNGPVFLKLDHLAEETIQNIEEILHSNERPSRGQFHAGRGTDYRSSMVEMHISEIGFCSGHSASGVWVNERAETSVKGLYSAGDMAAVPHNYMLGAFTYGWFAGNNAADFVAERDHSPLNQAQIDAERARVYAPLNREHGLPPAQVEYKLRRFVNDYLQPPKVTRKMEIGLQRFAAIEADLGELKASNAHELMRAMEVSVIRDCAEMAARASLFRKESRWGLYHHRVDHPQRNDAEWFVHCHLKKDEHGQMVSFKKPVEPYLIALDDEEQQAYNRLRVKTEAA; encoded by the coding sequence ATGAGCATCAACACCTTGGAACAGGAATACGACATCGTCATCATCGGCGGTGGTACCGCTGGCCCCATGGCCGCGATCAAGGCCAAGGAACGCAACAAGACGTTGCGCGTGCTGCTGGTCGACAAGGCCAACGTCAAGCGCAGCGGAGCGATCAGCATGGGCATGGATGGCCTCAACAATGCCATCGTGCCCGGCCACGCCACGCCCGAGCAGTACACCAAGGAAATCACCGTGGCCAATGACGGCATCGTCAATCAGGCCGCCGTGTACGCCTATGCCACCCACAGTTTCGAAACCATCGAGCAGCTCGACCGCTGGGGCGTGAAGTTCGAGAAGGACGAAACCGGCGACTACGCGGTGAAGAAGGTGCATCACATGGGCGCCTACGTGCTGCCGATGCCCGAAGGGCACGACATCAAGAAGGTGCTGTATCGCCAGCTCAAGCGCGCCCGGGTGGAAATAACCAATCGCCTGGTGGCCACACGCCTGCTGACCGATGCCGACGGCGCGGTCAACGGCCTGATGGGTTTCGACTGCCGCACCGCCGATTTCCACGTGATCAAGGCCAAGGCGGTGATTCTTTGCTGCGGCGCGGCCGGACGTCTCGGGCTGCCGTCTTCCGGCTACCTGATGGGTACCTACGAGAACCCGACCAATGCCGGCGATGGCTACGCCATGGCGTATCACGCCGGTGCCGAGCTGGCCAATCTGGAGTGCTTCCAGATCAACCCGCTGATCAAGGATTACAACGGCCCGGCCTGCGCCTACGTGACCGGCCCGCTGGGGGGCTATACCGCCAACAACAAGGGCGAGCGCTTCATCGAATGCGACTACTGGAGCGGCCAGATGATGTGGGAGTTCCATCAGGAACTCGAGGGCGGCAACGGCCCGGTGTTCCTCAAACTCGATCACCTGGCCGAGGAAACCATCCAGAACATCGAGGAAATCCTGCATAGCAACGAGCGCCCCAGCCGCGGCCAGTTCCATGCCGGGCGTGGCACCGACTACCGCTCCAGCATGGTCGAGATGCACATCTCCGAGATCGGCTTCTGCAGTGGCCACAGCGCTTCCGGCGTGTGGGTCAACGAGCGGGCGGAAACCTCGGTCAAGGGCCTGTATTCGGCCGGAGACATGGCAGCGGTGCCGCACAACTACATGCTCGGCGCCTTCACGTACGGCTGGTTCGCGGGCAACAACGCTGCCGACTTCGTCGCCGAACGCGACCACAGCCCACTGAATCAGGCGCAGATCGACGCCGAGCGGGCGCGGGTCTACGCGCCGCTGAACCGCGAGCATGGCCTGCCGCCGGCACAGGTGGAGTACAAGCTGCGCCGCTTCGTCAACGATTACCTGCAGCCACCCAAGGTCACCAGGAAGATGGAGATCGGCCTGCAGCGTTTCGCTGCCATCGAAGCGGATCTGGGCGAGCTGAAGGCCAGCAACGCCCACGAACTGATGCGCGCCATGGAAGTCAGCGTGATCCGCGACTGCGCCGAGATGGCCGCCCGCGCCTCGCTGTTTCGCAAGGAAAGCCGCTGGGGCCTGTATCACCACCGGGTCGATCACCCGCAGCGCAATGACGCCGAATGGTTCGTGCACTGCCACCTGAAAAAGGACGAACACGGCCAGATGGTCAGCTTCAAGAAACCGGTCGAACCTTACCTGATCGCTCTGGATGATGAAGAGCAGCAGGCCTACAACCGCCTGCGGGTAAAGACCGAAGCGGCGTGA
- a CDS encoding GntR family transcriptional regulator, which produces MSQLIPLSPVPLYSQLKELLRSRILDGTYAPHSRMPSENELGQTYGVSRITVRQALGDLQKEGLIFKIHGKGTFVAKPKAFQNVSTLQGLGESMKQMGYEVINKLRSLRHVPASALVAERLQVAEGSTVTEIRRVRLINREPISLEITWLPHAVGEKLEKADLVTRDIFLILENDCGIALGHADLAIDAVLADSDLTQALAVEEGSPIMRIERLTHTADGTPLDFEHLYYRGDAFQYRLRIDRQKGAQP; this is translated from the coding sequence ATGTCTCAGCTCATACCGCTTTCGCCCGTTCCCCTGTACAGCCAGCTCAAGGAGTTGCTGCGCTCGCGCATCCTTGATGGAACCTATGCGCCGCACAGCCGCATGCCCTCGGAGAACGAGCTGGGCCAGACCTATGGCGTCAGCCGCATCACCGTGCGCCAGGCGCTGGGTGACCTGCAGAAGGAAGGGCTGATCTTCAAGATCCACGGCAAGGGCACCTTCGTGGCCAAGCCAAAGGCGTTCCAGAACGTCAGCACGCTGCAGGGCCTGGGCGAATCGATGAAGCAGATGGGCTACGAGGTGATCAACAAGTTGCGCAGCCTGCGCCACGTTCCGGCGTCGGCATTGGTTGCCGAGCGCCTGCAGGTGGCAGAGGGCAGCACCGTCACGGAAATCCGCCGGGTGCGGCTGATCAACCGCGAGCCGATTTCCCTGGAAATCACCTGGCTGCCCCATGCCGTGGGCGAAAAGCTGGAGAAGGCCGATCTGGTCACGCGTGACATCTTCCTGATCCTCGAAAACGACTGCGGCATCGCCCTGGGTCATGCCGATCTGGCCATCGATGCCGTGCTTGCCGACAGCGACCTGACCCAGGCGCTGGCCGTGGAGGAGGGCTCGCCGATCATGCGTATCGAGCGCCTGACCCACACCGCCGATGGCACACCGCTGGATTTCGAACACCTCTATTACCGTGGCGATGCCTTCCAGTATCGCCTGCGCATCGACCGACAGAAGGGCGCGCAGCCATGA
- a CDS encoding LysR family transcriptional regulator, which produces MKIDDMDAFVAVIRCQSTKLAADALQLTQPAITRRVQNFEEDLGANLLDRNTKPLKPTPMGLRVYDQCKAILREIDSLRELVASDGSPSGSLRLGVPQTISDVVLLDALQQIRETFPELKTQVINGWGSTLIARMENGELDAAAVLFPAGKIFPEGIASRSIGRMPLLVVAAKGAMRKRSCKLKDCYQQGWVLNPDGCGFRAGLQRALSEQGLSLQINLETFGTELQLGLVASGMGFGLVPAPLLERSGHREQLDVINVSDFKPMIDLWLLHPQYLGNLQDAVNLFSDVAAQRLRSQ; this is translated from the coding sequence ATGAAGATCGATGACATGGATGCATTCGTCGCCGTCATCCGCTGTCAATCGACCAAGCTGGCTGCCGATGCTCTGCAACTGACTCAACCGGCGATCACTCGCCGCGTGCAGAATTTCGAAGAGGATCTGGGCGCCAATCTGCTCGACCGCAATACCAAGCCGCTCAAACCGACCCCCATGGGCCTGCGTGTCTACGATCAGTGCAAGGCGATCCTGCGCGAGATCGACTCGCTGCGCGAACTGGTCGCCAGCGATGGCTCGCCCAGTGGCTCGTTGCGCCTGGGAGTGCCGCAAACCATCAGTGACGTGGTGCTGCTCGACGCCCTGCAGCAGATTCGTGAAACCTTCCCGGAACTGAAGACCCAGGTCATCAATGGCTGGGGCAGCACCCTGATCGCGCGCATGGAAAACGGTGAGCTGGATGCCGCCGCAGTACTCTTCCCGGCGGGCAAGATCTTCCCCGAAGGCATCGCCAGCCGCTCCATCGGCCGCATGCCGCTGCTGGTGGTGGCCGCCAAGGGCGCGATGCGCAAGCGCAGCTGCAAGCTCAAGGACTGCTACCAGCAGGGCTGGGTGCTCAACCCCGACGGCTGTGGTTTCCGCGCAGGCCTGCAACGCGCGCTGTCCGAACAGGGCCTGTCGTTGCAGATCAACCTGGAAACTTTCGGCACCGAACTGCAATTGGGCCTGGTCGCCAGCGGCATGGGTTTCGGCCTGGTGCCCGCGCCCCTGCTCGAGCGCAGCGGGCACCGCGAGCAACTGGACGTGATCAACGTCAGCGACTTCAAGCCGATGATCGATCTCTGGCTGCTGCACCCGCAGTACCTGGGCAACCTGCAGGACGCCGTGAACCTGTTCAGCGACGTCGCCGCGCAGCGCTTGCGCTCGCAATAG